A single genomic interval of Lathyrus oleraceus cultivar Zhongwan6 chromosome 7, CAAS_Psat_ZW6_1.0, whole genome shotgun sequence harbors:
- the LOC127102733 gene encoding transcription factor MYB114, translating to MVRTPSYDKSGLRKGIWTVEEDLKLIAYVTKYGCWNWCQLPKFAGLSRCEKSCRLRWMNYLRPNIKRGNFTQQEEELIIRMHNQLGNRWSVIAAELPGRTDNEVKNHWHTLHKRRVQQMNTVSNEETIATRSPTSSQMSDITSQLPSFLSSSEFSSIAEDDFGFLDSYIESMDESF from the exons ATGGTGAGAACACCTTCTTATGACAAGAGTGGATTGAGGAAAGGGATTTGGACGGTTGAGGAAGATCTGAAATTAATTGCTTATGTAACTAAATATGGTTGTTGGAATTGGTGTCAACTCCCTAAGTTTGCAG GTCTTTCGAGATGTGAAAAAAGTTGTAGATTGAGGTGGATGAATTATTTAAGGCCTAATATCAAAAGAGGGAACTTCACTCAACAAGAAGAGGAATTGATTATTCGAATGCATAACCAGCTGGGCAATAGATGGTCAGTCATTGCGGCTGAGTTACCTGGAAGAACTGATAACGAAGTGAAGAACCATTGGCATACTTTACATAAGAGGAGAGTTCAACAGATGAACACAGTCTCAAATGAAGAAACTATAGCCACCAGATCTCCAACTAGTTCCCAGATGTCAGACATCACTAGCCAATTACCTTCATTTTTATCATCTAGTGAATTCTCTTCCATAGCTGAAGATGATTTTGGTTTTCTAGATTCATATATAGAATCAATGGATGAAAGTTTTTGA